The window AAAGAGCGTGCGGGAGACCCCCAATCTTATCCCGCTCGAACCGACCCCGTGGCTACCCATCACCCGGCCCGGCAGAACCTATCGGAAAAGAAAGCAAGCGACAAACCCGTGGAAGCTAATAGCGTGACGGACGAGCTCACACCGGGCAGAGGACACGATCCCGATGCACACGCTTTTATCGAACACTTAAAAAAGAGCAAGCCCTTTGTAGGCGGCATATTTGAGTCGTCGGAGGTGCTCGTTGAAGGTGACAGCGTTTCAGTTTCCCTGGATAAGAGATATACGGGATTCGTGAAGAACGAGCTCGAGAATATCAAAAAACTGCTCAAGGAGTATTTCGGAAGAGAGATGACGCTTAACTTGAAGGATTCGATGGAAAAGAAAATGAACATACTCGATGAGTACGTCAAGGAAGCGGAATCTTTATTTAAGTTCTAAGGGGAGGCCTTATGTCAAAAGGAATCGGACAAATAATGCAGCAGGCGAAAAAGATGCAGGAAAGGCTCATGAAAATCCAGGAGGAGCTGGCCGAAAAAACCGTGGAGGGCCAGTCGGGCGGAGGCATGGTGACCTGTAAGGCAAACGGAAAACAGGAGATTATATCCCTCGCAATTGCCCCTGAAATATGGGAGGAAAAGGACAAGGAACTTTTGGAAGATCTGATTCTCGCGGCTGTGAATGAGGCGCTCGACAGATCGAGAGAGATGATGCAGGAAGAGATGGCCAAGGTAACGGGCGGTATGCAACTCCCCTTTGGGATGTAACCATGTTCTATCCTGAACCAATTGAACGACTGATCGAGAACTTGTCGAGACTGCCGGGCATAGGGCGCAAAACGGCAACGAGACTGGCCTTTTTCCTCCTCAACGCTCAAGAGGGCTACATCAGGGAGCTATCAAGAAGCCTTACTGACATAAAAGAAAGAATACGACTGTGCAGTGTTTGTTTCAACATTACCGACAGCGATCCCTGTGTCATATGCAGGGACGAAAAAAGAGATAGATCGGTTATCTGTGTTGTCGAAGAATCGTCTCACATGATGGTCATAGAGTCGGCCAATCCTGGGCATCTCCGCTATCATATTCTTCACGGGGTGATCAATCCGATAGAGGGTATAGGTCCGGACGAGATCAGGATCAAGGAGCTTAGCGAGCGCATCATCAAGGAAGACATCAAAGAGGTCATCGTGGCGACGAACCTCAACATTGAGGGCAATACCACGGCTCACTATATATGCGAGATCTTAAGGCCGCTCAACGTGACGGTAACGCGAATCGCTTCGGGTATCCCCGTGGGCGGTGACATTGTGTATATCGATCCCCTCACCATCAAAAGTTCCATGGACAACCGGAAGAACCTGTAAAATAACTCGGTCAACAGCATATGAAGTGTTCTTGATCGGAACAAATCCTGTGTTTTTTCATGAAGCCTTGAAACCGGGAATGCCCCTCCTTATATTTAGACTATCGAAAACCCGCCCTCCTTCGGAGGAGATTCTCACAGGGGGATTGGATGGAAATACCGCTCGACATGGAAAGGCCTGTTGCACAGAAACTGAGGCTTGGTTACATCGGCCTTGGGAAGATGGGTTTCAATATGGTGGAACGGCTCCTTGAAAAAGGGTACCGGCCCGTTACCTTCGACGTAAACGAAGACGCGACAAAGAAGACCGCCGGACTTGGGGCCGAGCCAACGGCGTCTCTCAAGTCTCTAGCCGGTACCCTTTTGCCACCGCGTCTCGTCTGGCTCATGGTCCCCCAGGAGACCGTGGATCATGTTCTCGAGGGCATTGTCCCTTTTCTCGGTTTCGGGGACACGATCATAGACGGGGGAAACTCTCATTACAAAGATTCCATGCGCCGGGCTCAAGCGCTCACCCCCGCGGGCATTGAGTTTCTCGATGTGGGTGTGAGCGGAGGCCCATCTGGAGCCCGAAACGGGGCCTGCATCATGGTGGGCGGAAAGAAAAGCGTTTTCGACGGATACGAAGACCTATTTCGCGATCTCTCTGTGCCCGGAGGGTATGAGTATATAGGCGTACAGGGAGCCGGCCATTTTGTGAAGATGATCCACAACGGTATCGAATACGGCATGATGCAGTCCATGGCAGAGGGGTTCGCGGTTATGAGGGAGGCACCTTTCAATCTGAGTCTCACGGCTATTGCTTCCCTGTTTAGCCACGGGAGCGTTATCGCGTCCAGGCTCACAGAGTGGCTCGGCCAGGCTTTTCGGGAATACGGGGAGGGCTTGGAAGCTGTCTCGGGGGCCGTGGCCCAGAGCGGAGAGGGCATGTGGACCGTGGAAGCGGGCAAAGAATACGGAGTCTCGACCGCCGGCATAGCCGCAGCCGTTCAGTTCAGAGCTGAATCGCTCACACATCCGAGTTATGGCGGACAGATTCTTTCGGCCTTACGAAACCAGTTCGGACAGCACGACGTTTTTCGAAAACCACGGGAAGACGCGGCATGACAGCTCCCGTCTCCCCTCAACCACTGGAAAAGCTGGCACGACTGATCAGGTACTATATCCTTGCGTCGACGACTGAGGCCGGCTCCGGGCATCCCACGTCCTCACTCTCTGCCACCGACCTCATGACGGGACTTTTTTTTGGAGGCGCTTTCAGATTTGATGTAGATGATCCGCACCATCCCAACAACGATCGGATAATCTTTTCAAAAGGCCACGCGTCTCCTCTGTTCTATGCCATGTGGGCCGCTGCCGGCGGCGTGGATTTCTCGGAACTTATGACCATGAGAAAATTCGGAAGTCGTCTCGAAGGCCATCCCACTGTTGCTTTCCATTACACCGAGGCGGCAACCGGTTCCCTTGGCCAAGGTCTTTCGATCGGCGTCGGCATGGCGCTTAATGCCAGGTATCTCGACAAATTGCCGTACAGGACCTACGTGCTCTTAGGCGACAGCGAAATGGCCGAGGGTTCCCAGTGGGAAGCCATTCAGATAGCTGCCCATTATAAGCTCAATAACCTCGTCGGCATCATCGACGTGAACCGACTCGGCCAACGCGGCGAGACCATGTACGGCCATGACCTTAAGGCGTATGAGCAAAGGATTGCGCCTATGGGATGGGAGACTCTCCTCATTGACGGCCACGATTTCAATCAGATCGTCGCCGCCTATGAACACGCGGCGGCGTCTCAATACAAACCCGTTATGATCATCGCAGGGACGATCAAAGGCAAGGGCGTTTCGTTTATCGAAGACAAGAACGGCTGGCACGGCAAGGCCTTGAGTAAGGGGGAGTTTGAGAAGGCCGTTCTTGAACTTGGTCCCATTGATCGTTCGCTCAAAGGAGAAATACTCAAGCCGGAGGACACAAAGCCACGCACACCCCAAGCGGGACGTGTTGTAGACCCGGATTATCCCGCCGTAAAGCCCGTAGCCACGCGCAGGGCCTACGGCAACGCCCTGGCCAGGATATTCCCCGGTTTCCCCGATATCGTGGCCCTTGACGGGGAGGTGAGCAACTCCACCTATTCTGAGATCTTTGAGGCTATCCACGGGGACCGTTTCTTTGAGATGTATATTGCAGAGCAGAACATGGTTGGATGCGCGGGCGGATTGGCGGTCCGAGGTAAAACCCCCTTCGTCTCTACCTTTGCCGCTTTTTTCACCCGTGCGTTTGACCAGATACGAATGAGCGAGTATTCCGGAATGAACATCAAGTTCGTAGGGTCCCATGCCGGAGTCTCCATCGGACAGGACGGTCCTTCCCAGATGGGTCTTGAGGACATTGCCATGTTCAGGACACTACTAAACGGTGTGGTTCTCTATCCATGTGATGCGCTCTCCACGGAAAGACTTGTCGAAAGAGCGGCAGAGCACAGAGGGATTGTCTATATCCGGACCACCAGGATGGATACGCCGATTCTCTACGACATAGGGGAAGACTTCATAATCGGCGGAAGCAAGGTGCTCCGTCAAAGCGCGTCCGATTCGGTGACGGTGATCGGGGCGGGGGTGAGTGTTTTCGAGGCCCTGGCAGCTTTTGAGGTGCTGAAAAAGGAAGGTGTGGCAGTGAGGGTTATAGACCTTTATAGCATCAAGCCTCTCGATGCCGCCACGCTCCACAATGCTGCCAGGACTACCAAAGCGATCATTACCGTTGAGGATCACTATGCA of the Syntrophorhabdaceae bacterium genome contains:
- a CDS encoding YbaB/EbfC family nucleoid-associated protein is translated as MSKGIGQIMQQAKKMQERLMKIQEELAEKTVEGQSGGGMVTCKANGKQEIISLAIAPEIWEEKDKELLEDLILAAVNEALDRSREMMQEEMAKVTGGMQLPFGM
- the recR gene encoding recombination mediator RecR; translation: MFYPEPIERLIENLSRLPGIGRKTATRLAFFLLNAQEGYIRELSRSLTDIKERIRLCSVCFNITDSDPCVICRDEKRDRSVICVVEESSHMMVIESANPGHLRYHILHGVINPIEGIGPDEIRIKELSERIIKEDIKEVIVATNLNIEGNTTAHYICEILRPLNVTVTRIASGIPVGGDIVYIDPLTIKSSMDNRKNL
- the gnd gene encoding decarboxylating 6-phosphogluconate dehydrogenase codes for the protein MEIPLDMERPVAQKLRLGYIGLGKMGFNMVERLLEKGYRPVTFDVNEDATKKTAGLGAEPTASLKSLAGTLLPPRLVWLMVPQETVDHVLEGIVPFLGFGDTIIDGGNSHYKDSMRRAQALTPAGIEFLDVGVSGGPSGARNGACIMVGGKKSVFDGYEDLFRDLSVPGGYEYIGVQGAGHFVKMIHNGIEYGMMQSMAEGFAVMREAPFNLSLTAIASLFSHGSVIASRLTEWLGQAFREYGEGLEAVSGAVAQSGEGMWTVEAGKEYGVSTAGIAAAVQFRAESLTHPSYGGQILSALRNQFGQHDVFRKPREDAA
- a CDS encoding transketolase, with amino-acid sequence MTAPVSPQPLEKLARLIRYYILASTTEAGSGHPTSSLSATDLMTGLFFGGAFRFDVDDPHHPNNDRIIFSKGHASPLFYAMWAAAGGVDFSELMTMRKFGSRLEGHPTVAFHYTEAATGSLGQGLSIGVGMALNARYLDKLPYRTYVLLGDSEMAEGSQWEAIQIAAHYKLNNLVGIIDVNRLGQRGETMYGHDLKAYEQRIAPMGWETLLIDGHDFNQIVAAYEHAAASQYKPVMIIAGTIKGKGVSFIEDKNGWHGKALSKGEFEKAVLELGPIDRSLKGEILKPEDTKPRTPQAGRVVDPDYPAVKPVATRRAYGNALARIFPGFPDIVALDGEVSNSTYSEIFEAIHGDRFFEMYIAEQNMVGCAGGLAVRGKTPFVSTFAAFFTRAFDQIRMSEYSGMNIKFVGSHAGVSIGQDGPSQMGLEDIAMFRTLLNGVVLYPCDALSTERLVERAAEHRGIVYIRTTRMDTPILYDIGEDFIIGGSKVLRQSASDSVTVIGAGVSVFEALAAFEVLKKEGVAVRVIDLYSIKPLDAATLHNAARTTKAIITVEDHYAEGGLGEAVQSALALHPTPVHILAVRRMPASGTPQELLDYEGISRNAIVEKVKEVL